From the genome of Rhodospirillaceae bacterium, one region includes:
- a CDS encoding TRAP transporter permease, producing the protein MAVAATEKEMPAGATAPPQADESCVAFLIGERRVTNAAVAAAMIAVIGVTFSVFHLYAAYFGQAQSYLHRTMHVTLMIVICILLRPAGRKSWKEPVNRWLAYDILCIALTLAVQIYICWDVFAFINRRGLADPVDMAIGVVMIFLVMDATRRVIGWIMVLLGAFFILQSAYGEYFFGIFYGPSIDWSLIINDLFMEEEGIYTIPISISASFVVLFIIFGAFIMRTGVGELFKDIAYGLMGRQVGGPAKAAVMSSAFMASISGSAVSNVATTGTFTIPLMKRMGYPPAFAGAVEACASTGGVFTPPVMGAVAFIMAEFLGVPYWEVVKAAAIPALIYFTAVLAMVHFRSHRMGLAAQADADLPSAWGAIRERGHMLLPVVALVGALVVGYSPIFAALLGIVCVFALSWFRAETRMTPVTFLGALEDAARMMVSVAVPSAAAGLIVGALYFSGLAVRFSTSIIDLSQGSTILALALAMVICIILGMGITVTALYILVAALVVPALTKLGVEPMAAHLFAFHFGVHSYITPPVALSAFAAAAIAGSDPMKTGFQAARLALAAYILPYMFVYSPGLVAVGAWHEILVAAVTAIVGVVALAAAVEGWLFGPAPGWQRIALAAGAILLVMPPLWSHAAGFAIVAAIAGIQWLGRAAPAGAREGREHEKPAGKSGP; encoded by the coding sequence ATGGCGGTAGCCGCAACCGAAAAGGAAATGCCGGCAGGCGCCACCGCGCCGCCGCAGGCCGACGAAAGCTGCGTCGCCTTCCTGATCGGCGAGCGCCGGGTCACCAACGCCGCCGTCGCCGCGGCAATGATCGCCGTGATCGGCGTTACCTTTTCCGTCTTCCATCTTTACGCCGCCTATTTCGGCCAGGCCCAGAGCTACCTGCACCGGACGATGCACGTCACGCTGATGATCGTGATCTGCATCCTGCTGCGGCCGGCCGGGCGCAAATCGTGGAAAGAGCCGGTCAACCGCTGGCTGGCCTACGATATCCTCTGCATTGCGCTCACCCTCGCCGTGCAGATCTATATCTGCTGGGACGTCTTCGCCTTCATCAACCGGCGCGGCCTCGCCGATCCCGTCGACATGGCGATCGGCGTCGTCATGATCTTCCTGGTCATGGACGCGACGCGCCGGGTGATCGGCTGGATCATGGTGCTGCTCGGCGCCTTCTTCATCCTGCAAAGCGCCTACGGCGAATACTTCTTCGGCATCTTCTACGGGCCGTCCATCGACTGGTCGCTCATCATCAACGACCTGTTCATGGAAGAGGAGGGCATCTACACGATACCGATCAGCATATCGGCGTCCTTCGTCGTGCTGTTCATTATCTTCGGCGCCTTCATCATGCGCACCGGCGTCGGCGAACTGTTCAAGGACATCGCCTACGGCCTGATGGGCCGGCAGGTCGGCGGACCGGCGAAGGCAGCAGTCATGTCGAGCGCCTTCATGGCCTCGATCTCCGGCAGCGCGGTCTCCAACGTGGCGACCACCGGCACCTTCACCATCCCGCTGATGAAGCGCATGGGCTACCCGCCGGCCTTCGCCGGCGCGGTCGAGGCCTGCGCGTCCACCGGCGGCGTCTTCACCCCGCCGGTCATGGGCGCCGTCGCCTTCATCATGGCCGAGTTTCTCGGCGTGCCCTACTGGGAGGTCGTCAAGGCCGCCGCGATCCCTGCCCTGATCTATTTCACCGCCGTGCTCGCCATGGTGCATTTCCGCTCGCACCGCATGGGGCTGGCGGCGCAGGCGGACGCCGACCTGCCCTCGGCCTGGGGCGCGATCCGGGAGCGCGGGCACATGCTGCTGCCGGTCGTCGCGCTCGTCGGTGCGCTGGTCGTCGGCTACAGCCCGATCTTCGCCGCCCTGCTCGGCATCGTCTGCGTGTTCGCCCTGAGCTGGTTCCGCGCCGAGACCCGTATGACGCCGGTAACCTTCCTGGGCGCGCTGGAGGACGCGGCGCGCATGATGGTCTCGGTGGCGGTGCCGTCCGCCGCCGCCGGCCTGATCGTCGGCGCGCTCTATTTTTCCGGCCTCGCCGTGCGTTTTTCCACCTCGATCATCGACCTGTCCCAGGGCAGCACAATCCTTGCCCTCGCGCTGGCGATGGTCATCTGCATCATCCTCGGCATGGGGATCACGGTGACGGCGCTCTACATCCTGGTCGCCGCGCTGGTGGTGCCGGCGCTCACCAAGCTCGGTGTCGAGCCGATGGCGGCGCATCTCTTCGCCTTCCATTTCGGCGTCCATTCCTACATCACGCCGCCGGTTGCGCTGTCCGCCTTCGCCGCCGCCGCCATCGCCGGCAGCGACCCGATGAAGACAGGGTTCCAGGCCGCCCGGCTTGCCCTGGCGGCCTATATCCTGCCCTATATGTTCGTCTATTCGCCGGGCCTCGTCGCGGTCGGCGCGTGGCACGAGATTCTGGTCGCGGCGGTCACGGCGATCGTCGGCGTCGTCGCCCTGGCCGCGGCGGTCGAGGGCTGGCTGTTCGGGCCGGCGCCGGGCTGGCAGCGCATTGCGCTGGCGGCCGGGGCGATCCTCCTCGTGATGCCGCCGCTGTGGTCCCATGCCGCCGGGTTCGCTATTGTGGCCGCCATAGCCGGAATCCAGTGGCTCGGACGCGCGGCGCCGGCGGGCGCCCGCGAAGGCCGGGAGCATGAAAAACCGGCCGGGAAGAGCGGACCATGA
- a CDS encoding TRAP transporter substrate-binding protein, with translation MNIRKFNRSLLGAMLGAAVCLGTVTAADAADRVRWKMGSFFPSKLIQLGSLGKSLVGKVDGASGGKFKIQFTEPGALIPPKECFDAVSAGSVDACWSTPGYWYGRDPAFALFAAVPFGPRAGEYMAWYYYGGGKKMFEELYAPHGIHTVLCGVIAPEGSGWFRKEMNTLEDLKGLKMRFFGLGAKVMQKIGVSTQLIAGADIYPALERGTIDAAEFSMPAIDLDWGFYQVAKHAYFPGWHQQSTLFDIMINKKKWDALSKQHKIILEMACGDNMREGLAEGEAIQGKALKELIKKGVKIHKWSPEILNALRKAWLEVVEDDRARSANFKKVWKSYSDFRAEYKVWSDLGYLK, from the coding sequence ATGAACATTCGTAAATTTAACCGATCGCTCCTGGGTGCGATGCTCGGAGCCGCCGTCTGCCTGGGTACGGTGACGGCCGCGGACGCTGCCGATCGCGTGCGCTGGAAAATGGGAAGCTTCTTTCCCAGCAAACTGATCCAGCTCGGCTCGCTCGGGAAGAGCCTCGTCGGCAAGGTCGACGGTGCGTCCGGCGGGAAGTTCAAAATCCAGTTCACGGAGCCCGGTGCGCTGATTCCGCCCAAGGAATGTTTCGACGCCGTGAGCGCCGGTTCGGTCGACGCCTGTTGGTCGACTCCCGGATACTGGTACGGGCGCGACCCGGCGTTTGCCTTGTTCGCTGCGGTTCCCTTCGGTCCGCGCGCCGGCGAGTACATGGCCTGGTACTATTATGGCGGCGGCAAGAAGATGTTCGAGGAGCTTTACGCCCCGCATGGCATCCATACCGTCCTGTGCGGCGTCATTGCGCCTGAAGGCTCGGGCTGGTTCCGCAAGGAAATGAACACGCTCGAAGACCTGAAGGGCCTCAAGATGCGCTTCTTCGGCCTTGGCGCAAAGGTCATGCAGAAGATCGGCGTGTCGACGCAGCTGATCGCCGGCGCCGACATCTATCCCGCACTGGAGCGGGGCACCATCGATGCGGCGGAATTCTCCATGCCGGCCATTGATCTGGACTGGGGATTCTATCAGGTCGCCAAACATGCCTATTTCCCCGGCTGGCATCAGCAGTCGACCCTGTTCGACATCATGATCAACAAGAAGAAATGGGATGCGCTGTCAAAGCAGCACAAGATCATCCTCGAGATGGCCTGCGGCGACAATATGCGTGAGGGCCTTGCCGAAGGTGAGGCGATCCAGGGCAAGGCGCTGAAGGAGCTGATCAAGAAGGGCGTGAAAATCCACAAATGGTCGCCTGAAATCCTGAATGCGCTCAGGAAGGCATGGCTCGAAGTCGTCGAGGACGACAGAGCCAGGAGCGCGAACTTCAAGAAGGTCTGGAAATCCTATTCCGATTTCCGGGCAGAGTACAAAGTCTGGTCCGATCTGGGGTATCTGAAATAG
- a CDS encoding TRAP transporter small permease subunit: MLILYRISDRLGRFVSLVGSLVAWLSVLLIVVIAFDVVTRRFLVLGSTKLQELEWHLHAVLFLLCIGWGYMKDAHVRIEIVHERLPRKAQLWIEMLGCLLFLIPYCVIVFYHGTDWWEKSWNLGENSDSATGLPHRWIIKAFLPAGIVFIFLAAVSVFLRKFVELFGSSVIPETAGDEPATSPTRELL, translated from the coding sequence ATGTTGATCCTGTATCGCATCAGCGATCGCCTCGGCCGCTTTGTCAGTCTTGTCGGCTCGCTGGTGGCGTGGCTGAGCGTGCTGCTCATTGTGGTCATCGCGTTCGACGTGGTCACACGCCGGTTTCTTGTGCTCGGCTCGACCAAGCTGCAGGAGCTCGAATGGCACCTGCATGCCGTGCTGTTCCTGTTGTGCATCGGGTGGGGGTATATGAAGGACGCCCATGTACGCATCGAAATCGTGCATGAACGGCTGCCGCGCAAGGCGCAACTGTGGATCGAGATGCTGGGCTGTCTTTTGTTTCTCATCCCGTATTGCGTGATTGTTTTCTATCACGGCACCGACTGGTGGGAGAAATCCTGGAACCTGGGAGAAAATTCGGATTCGGCAACCGGACTGCCGCACCGCTGGATTATCAAGGCCTTTCTGCCGGCGGGAATTGTGTTCATCTTCCTGGCGGCGGTCAGCGTATTTTTGCGCAAGTTCGTCGAACTGTTCGGTTCGTCGGTCATTCCGGAGACAGCCGGCGATGAGCCGGCAACGAGCCCGACGAGAGAGCTGCTATGA
- a CDS encoding TRAP transporter large permease subunit, whose translation MIDFFIDYMPLFMFAALGLLLFTGYPVGAILGGVGLGFGFIGIAFGVFAQIEFFNIVSRIWGGIADNQVLIAIPMFIFMGTMFEKSGVARDLLHCLQVLLYRVPGGLALSVTAMGVIMAAMTGIIGASVVMMTIMALPVMLERNYNTPLATGTIAASGTLGVLIPPSIMLVIMGELLGRSVGNLFVAAFFPGLLLAGLYLIYITTLCSLRPKLAPPLPRELGPESYRELIRLLLRGFLPAIFLIFMVLGSIILGWATPTEAAGMGALGAILLAALNRRLTFTLVREVVERSMLTNAMIFFIFIGATAFSYTFRSLGGDEIVIGLVDSAGLGSWGILFILMAIVFFLGFFFDWIEITLIVIPVFAPIVELLDFSGHVSKLDVVYWFAILLAVNLQTSFLTPPFGFALFYMKGVAPPQVKIQQIYAGIIPFVLLQLTGLALIMAFPEIAMWLPRQLLN comes from the coding sequence ATGATCGATTTTTTTATCGACTATATGCCGCTCTTCATGTTTGCGGCTCTCGGGCTTCTTCTGTTCACCGGCTACCCGGTCGGCGCCATTCTGGGCGGCGTCGGACTCGGCTTCGGATTTATCGGAATTGCATTCGGCGTATTTGCCCAGATCGAATTCTTCAATATCGTCTCGCGCATCTGGGGCGGAATTGCCGACAATCAGGTTCTCATTGCCATCCCCATGTTCATTTTCATGGGGACGATGTTTGAAAAGAGCGGCGTCGCCAGAGACCTTCTGCATTGCCTGCAGGTTCTGTTGTACAGGGTTCCCGGGGGCCTGGCGCTGTCGGTGACCGCGATGGGCGTCATCATGGCGGCAATGACGGGAATCATCGGGGCCTCGGTCGTCATGATGACCATCATGGCCCTGCCCGTGATGCTGGAGCGCAACTACAACACGCCGCTCGCCACCGGCACGATTGCGGCATCCGGCACGCTCGGCGTGCTGATTCCGCCGAGCATCATGCTGGTCATCATGGGCGAACTCCTCGGCCGGTCCGTCGGCAATCTGTTCGTGGCGGCCTTCTTTCCGGGCTTGTTGCTGGCCGGCCTCTATCTGATCTACATCACGACGCTATGCAGTCTGCGGCCAAAGCTGGCGCCGCCTTTGCCCCGCGAACTGGGGCCGGAAAGCTACCGGGAACTGATCCGCCTTCTCCTGCGCGGATTTCTTCCGGCGATCTTCCTGATCTTCATGGTTCTCGGTTCGATTATCCTCGGCTGGGCCACGCCGACCGAGGCCGCCGGAATGGGGGCTCTGGGAGCCATCCTGCTCGCGGCGCTGAACCGGCGACTGACTTTCACACTGGTGCGCGAGGTCGTCGAGCGGTCGATGCTCACCAATGCCATGATATTTTTCATCTTTATCGGTGCGACCGCGTTTTCCTATACGTTTCGCTCTCTCGGCGGCGACGAAATCGTTATCGGCCTGGTGGACAGCGCCGGCCTCGGGTCGTGGGGAATACTCTTTATCCTGATGGCGATCGTTTTCTTTCTGGGTTTTTTCTTCGACTGGATCGAGATTACGTTGATCGTCATCCCGGTTTTTGCACCGATTGTCGAGTTGCTCGACTTCTCCGGCCATGTGTCCAAGCTGGACGTCGTTTACTGGTTCGCCATCTTACTTGCGGTGAACCTGCAAACGTCTTTCCTCACGCCGCCGTTCGGATTTGCACTGTTTTATATGAAGGGCGTGGCCCCGCCCCAGGTAAAGATCCAGCAGATTTACGCCGGCATCATTCCGTTCGTGCTCCTGCAGCTGACCGGATTGGCGCTTATCATGGCATTTCCCGAAATCGCCATGTGGCTGCCGAGACAGCTGCTCAATTGA